A portion of the Synechococcales cyanobacterium CNB genome contains these proteins:
- a CDS encoding ATP-dependent helicase, with protein sequence MLEELNEAQRAAVEHEGGPLIVLAGPGTGKTRVIVHRIAHLIDARGAEPESVLAVTYTVKAADELRERLTGLVGAGVADRVRAHTFHGFGHRVVRRFPDLLGLWREPELIDSAQQRRLMRALIAEHRVYGQAIGRGYEALIEEAERHFEAFRNAGLTPARCMAFAQAWAERTARSERSDGTPVVDEREAAAEREAQAMFAGHARLFSLFEAACRDRCWVTFADLIAMPAELLLGGGRAAAILRDECRHVVVDEFQDVNRAQVELLRLLAPPESNPDLAVVGDDDQAIYGFRGADDRAFQRFASLWSGARTVELTVNYRSERPVIEAANAVISLAEERFAPDKVIELPETRRDAPTPAGSGVEGVLLEDDSQGADVIASMIAAAKAAQPSRTWREFAVLARSNLDLDRVAAALHIEGVPFQQRREGRAADDEGVKDLLAWVELLVNPSASWAARRLLVRPPFSAGREAVVAAEALFRGRASRADMGDGDPPPAYVEWLAANGPDDPGITRFVEAARELAQFAGSASAASAIYRIVTRCDLAHADLLPARERARRVSCLVAALRFARTVQARLDAPGDLASFLSYYQDLNQRDRGFETTGWDRVDRSEDEEEQEDAVQVLTAHSTKGLEFDEVFVARVNPQHGFPKTGGDEWLELPPGLLDDHDDRRSAKERAKAEERRLFYVACTRARRRLVLLSKRTKTRSRSTHYFQELQHGSPALIVIHDAADVLARAAEHGVGAFARTALDREAPEFAEAARRRDEAAALRRAARLDAAGALDTMDRPGVTSEELAEAAARLREAAALVAIAAHAQRTGSAPEWVVHESERARRAAARLAGARATAPLPEGPIELRPMRPPLSLSYTFVHDYQRCPRCFFVKHVLNLPEEGRERATSGKCVHLALERFYARWRDADAEGTARPGQADLLEFGRRAYFGSLAPGERADAGALDETLALLRTAYDRLHEPTVEVLEVERLVTMPYTASGAEHRLAAKIDRIDRVEGGVRIVDYKSGYPSKRLTVPDTDDLQLGIYAMAVRQLYPGAAGTAEYWLLRTGERAAVALADLDLGAVRGVIDEVVRAVLAGDYPRGKNCDGTCEILGLE encoded by the coding sequence ATGCTCGAAGAACTGAACGAGGCGCAGCGGGCGGCGGTGGAGCACGAGGGCGGTCCCCTGATCGTCCTCGCGGGGCCGGGAACGGGCAAGACGCGGGTGATCGTCCACCGCATCGCCCACCTGATCGACGCACGCGGGGCCGAGCCGGAGTCGGTGCTGGCCGTGACCTACACGGTCAAGGCCGCCGACGAGCTGCGCGAGCGACTCACCGGCCTGGTCGGCGCGGGCGTGGCGGACCGCGTGCGGGCGCACACGTTCCACGGGTTCGGGCACCGCGTGGTGCGGCGATTCCCAGACCTGCTCGGCCTGTGGCGCGAGCCGGAGTTGATCGACTCGGCCCAGCAGCGACGCCTGATGCGGGCGCTGATCGCCGAGCATCGGGTGTACGGGCAGGCCATCGGGCGCGGGTACGAGGCCCTGATCGAGGAAGCCGAGCGGCATTTCGAGGCCTTCCGCAACGCCGGGCTGACGCCGGCACGATGCATGGCGTTCGCGCAGGCATGGGCGGAGCGGACCGCGCGAAGCGAGCGTTCCGACGGGACGCCGGTCGTGGATGAACGCGAGGCAGCCGCGGAACGCGAGGCGCAGGCCATGTTCGCAGGGCACGCGCGGCTGTTCTCCCTCTTCGAGGCCGCGTGCCGAGATCGCTGCTGGGTGACCTTCGCGGACCTGATCGCCATGCCCGCGGAGTTGCTGCTCGGGGGAGGGCGGGCGGCCGCGATTCTGCGCGATGAGTGCCGGCACGTCGTCGTGGACGAGTTTCAGGACGTGAACCGCGCGCAGGTCGAGTTGCTCAGGCTTCTCGCCCCGCCCGAATCCAACCCCGACCTCGCCGTCGTCGGCGACGACGACCAGGCCATCTACGGCTTCCGCGGGGCGGACGACCGGGCCTTCCAGCGATTCGCGTCCCTGTGGTCCGGGGCGCGCACGGTCGAACTGACCGTCAACTACAGGTCGGAACGCCCGGTGATCGAGGCCGCGAACGCCGTCATCTCGCTCGCCGAGGAACGCTTCGCACCGGACAAGGTGATCGAACTGCCCGAGACAAGGCGCGACGCGCCCACGCCCGCAGGGTCCGGCGTCGAAGGCGTGCTCCTGGAGGACGACTCCCAGGGCGCGGACGTGATCGCCTCCATGATCGCGGCGGCGAAGGCGGCACAACCCTCCAGAACTTGGCGAGAGTTCGCCGTGCTCGCGCGCTCAAATCTCGACCTCGACAGGGTCGCGGCCGCCCTGCACATCGAGGGCGTCCCCTTCCAGCAGCGCCGCGAGGGCAGGGCTGCCGACGACGAGGGCGTGAAGGATCTGCTGGCGTGGGTGGAGTTGCTGGTGAACCCTTCGGCGTCGTGGGCGGCCCGGCGCCTGCTCGTGCGGCCGCCCTTCAGCGCCGGACGAGAAGCCGTCGTGGCCGCCGAGGCGCTCTTCCGCGGCCGCGCAAGCCGCGCGGACATGGGAGATGGAGACCCCCCCCCAGCGTACGTCGAGTGGCTCGCCGCGAACGGACCGGACGATCCGGGCATCACGCGGTTCGTCGAAGCCGCCCGGGAACTCGCCCAGTTCGCGGGATCCGCCTCGGCCGCATCGGCAATCTACAGGATCGTGACCCGCTGCGACCTGGCCCACGCAGACCTCCTCCCGGCACGCGAGCGGGCGCGCCGCGTGTCGTGCCTCGTCGCCGCGCTGCGCTTCGCGCGGACCGTCCAAGCAAGGCTGGACGCGCCGGGAGACCTCGCGTCGTTCCTGTCGTACTACCAGGACTTGAACCAGCGCGACCGAGGGTTCGAGACGACAGGATGGGACAGGGTCGATCGGAGCGAGGACGAGGAGGAGCAGGAGGACGCCGTTCAGGTGCTGACCGCGCACTCGACCAAGGGGCTGGAGTTCGACGAGGTCTTCGTCGCTCGCGTGAACCCCCAGCACGGGTTCCCGAAAACGGGCGGCGATGAGTGGCTGGAACTGCCGCCCGGCCTGCTCGACGACCACGACGACAGACGGTCGGCGAAGGAACGCGCCAAGGCCGAGGAACGGCGGCTCTTCTACGTCGCCTGCACGCGGGCGCGGCGGCGTCTCGTGCTGCTCTCGAAGCGCACGAAGACACGGAGCAGGAGCACCCACTACTTCCAGGAGTTGCAGCACGGCTCCCCGGCCCTGATCGTGATACACGACGCCGCGGACGTCCTGGCGCGCGCCGCCGAGCACGGCGTGGGCGCCTTCGCTCGCACCGCGCTGGACAGAGAGGCGCCCGAGTTCGCCGAGGCGGCCCGCCGGCGCGACGAAGCCGCGGCCCTGCGGCGCGCGGCACGGCTCGATGCGGCCGGTGCGCTGGACACCATGGACCGACCGGGAGTGACCTCCGAAGAACTGGCGGAGGCCGCCGCACGCCTGCGCGAAGCCGCCGCCTTGGTCGCCATCGCCGCGCACGCCCAGCGCACCGGCTCCGCGCCCGAGTGGGTGGTGCACGAGTCGGAGCGCGCGCGACGCGCGGCGGCACGCCTGGCGGGCGCGCGGGCGACCGCCCCGCTTCCAGAAGGTCCGATCGAACTGCGCCCCATGCGCCCCCCGCTCTCCCTGAGCTACACCTTCGTGCACGACTATCAGCGCTGCCCGCGGTGCTTCTTCGTCAAGCATGTGCTGAACCTGCCCGAAGAGGGGCGCGAAAGAGCGACCTCCGGGAAGTGCGTGCACCTCGCGCTGGAACGGTTCTACGCGCGGTGGCGGGACGCCGACGCGGAGGGCACGGCGCGCCCGGGACAGGCCGACCTGCTCGAGTTCGGAAGGCGAGCGTACTTCGGGTCGCTCGCGCCGGGAGAACGCGCGGACGCTGGCGCACTGGACGAAACGCTCGCCCTGCTGCGAACCGCCTACGACCGCCTGCACGAGCCGACCGTCGAGGTGCTCGAAGTCGAACGGCTCGTGACGATGCCCTACACCGCCTCCGGCGCGGAGCACCGCCTGGCCGCGAAGATCGACCGGATCGATCGCGTCGAGGGGGGGGTCCGCATCGTGGACTACAAGTCGGGATACCCGTCGAAGCGGCTCACGGTACCGGACACGGACGACCTGCAACTGGGCATCTACGCCATGGCCGTGCGGCAGCTCTACCCCGGCGCGGCCGGAACGGCGGAGTACTGGCTCCTCCGCACCGGCGAACGTGCGGCCGTCGCGCTGGCGGACCTGGACCTGGGCGCCGTGCGCGGGGTGATCGACGAGGTCGTCCGGGCCGTGCTCGCGGGCGACTACCCGCGCGGCAAGAACTGCGACGGCACGTGCGAAATCCTGGGGCTTGAGTGA
- the pyk gene encoding pyruvate kinase, whose translation MPHEVESRPTLTKIIATLGPASESPEMVRALVESGASVFRLNFSHGSFDDHLRRLRAVRAVSETVGLPLAVFGDLPGPKIRVGRVPATGVVLHAGVDAVIRSDLEEARYESDRDGQRTVLLPCSYQPLAREVEVGHRVLINDGAIRMLAVEADPRGQWLRCRVTVGGLVTTGKGINLPDSDLSAPALTDRDLACVEWAVEHGLDFLALSFVRRADDVLDLKRRLGGMCPACKTEPGDEQGAAIPVIAKVEKPQAVEAIDAIADAADAIMVARGDLGVEMDLVRVPVVQKRIVAAAAEWGKPCIVATQMLETMIENATPTRAEASDVANAIFDGAGCLMLSGETAVGKRPDLAVDTMRRIALEAERHLAALPQRADPPRRLVEQRYRTAALAHGAWHVAHDCGAELVVCWSQAGGTARYLSQNEFSIPIVAYSSSLRATRRMALLRGVTPVCSPPPPSGRLADWNAQVDRDLLARGWAVRGTPVVLLAGKPLGCAKATNTIAFHRVGDQGGFLGHDA comes from the coding sequence ATGCCCCACGAGGTCGAGAGCAGGCCGACGCTGACCAAGATCATCGCCACGCTCGGGCCGGCGTCCGAGTCGCCCGAGATGGTCCGCGCGCTTGTCGAATCCGGGGCGAGCGTATTCCGTCTGAACTTCTCCCACGGCTCGTTCGACGATCACCTGCGGCGTCTGCGCGCCGTGCGCGCCGTCTCGGAGACGGTGGGGCTTCCCCTGGCCGTCTTCGGCGACCTGCCCGGGCCGAAGATCCGCGTCGGTCGCGTTCCTGCGACGGGCGTGGTCCTGCACGCCGGGGTGGACGCGGTCATTCGCAGTGACCTGGAGGAGGCCCGCTACGAGTCCGACCGCGATGGGCAGCGCACCGTGCTGCTGCCGTGCTCGTATCAACCGCTCGCGCGCGAGGTTGAGGTGGGCCATCGGGTTCTGATCAACGACGGGGCGATCCGGATGTTGGCGGTCGAGGCGGACCCTCGGGGCCAGTGGTTGCGATGCCGTGTGACGGTGGGGGGCCTGGTCACGACGGGGAAGGGGATCAACCTTCCCGACTCCGACCTCTCCGCCCCCGCCCTCACCGACCGCGATCTCGCGTGCGTTGAGTGGGCGGTCGAGCACGGGCTGGACTTCCTCGCGCTCTCCTTCGTTCGCCGCGCCGACGACGTGCTGGACCTGAAGCGTCGCCTCGGGGGCATGTGCCCCGCGTGCAAGACGGAGCCTGGGGACGAGCAGGGGGCTGCGATCCCCGTGATCGCCAAGGTTGAGAAGCCGCAGGCGGTGGAAGCCATCGACGCGATCGCAGACGCCGCGGACGCGATCATGGTGGCACGGGGCGATCTGGGCGTCGAGATGGACCTTGTTCGCGTGCCGGTCGTGCAGAAGCGGATCGTCGCGGCGGCGGCGGAATGGGGCAAGCCGTGCATCGTTGCGACGCAGATGCTCGAGACGATGATCGAGAACGCGACGCCGACCCGTGCCGAGGCGTCGGACGTTGCGAACGCGATTTTCGACGGCGCGGGGTGCCTGATGCTCTCCGGGGAGACGGCGGTCGGGAAGCGGCCCGACCTCGCGGTGGACACGATGCGTCGCATCGCGCTGGAGGCGGAGCGCCACCTGGCCGCGCTCCCGCAGCGTGCCGACCCGCCGCGGCGGCTGGTGGAGCAGCGTTACCGCACGGCGGCGCTGGCGCACGGCGCGTGGCACGTGGCTCACGATTGCGGAGCGGAACTCGTCGTGTGCTGGTCGCAGGCGGGGGGCACCGCCCGCTACCTCTCGCAGAACGAGTTCTCCATTCCCATCGTCGCGTACTCCTCCAGTCTCCGAGCGACGCGCCGCATGGCGCTTCTTCGGGGCGTCACGCCGGTGTGCTCGCCGCCCCCCCCCTCGGGCCGGCTCGCGGACTGGAACGCCCAGGTGGACCGCGACCTGCTCGCCCGCGGCTGGGCGGTCCGGGGGACGCCGGTGGTCCTCCTCGCCGGCAAGCCCCTGGGTTGCGCCAAGGCCACGAACACCATCGCCTTCCACCGTGTCGGCGACCAGGGTGGTTTCCTCGGCCACGATGCCTGA
- a CDS encoding extracellular solute-binding protein — MALGRAMIVLALAAILGVPLVLGARREAPPPGDDALTLIVITPHVRQIQREFADAFDRWHRRTHGRAVRIDYRRPGGTSEILKQLQAQFNAALASGRYGVTAEGRVVLHPGAVTFDVMFGGGSYDHSRLKAGDGVSITLPGGSVPVAVSMSAPAGFDRGTLDAWYGENAIGSGHLYDPDQYWLGTALSSFGIVYNRDTVGRLLGRRDLETFDDLGDPRLAGWIALADPRQSGSITTTFDAILSRYGWDEGWRLLRAMCGNTRYFTNSSTKPPIDVSQGEAAAGLAIDFYGRTQAQVVTRAGETPETSRVGYTDPPGAVYVDADPVSILNGAPSPDLARRFVEFCLTDEGQALWNFHATSVPAGASNPPGPDSRPLGPTMHELRRMPARRDFYERYGDYLIDRVNPFEIASTTPSAGWRGAIGLMMGAFAVDNLADIRGAWSAVHRAHESGAPADTLAEMERLFYAFPEPEQVSRLWRSLFGEAEPGCPGDALLPFTPENYRAVRGSWRDPAVLARLRIVYTSAFRENYRAILRMAEEQH; from the coding sequence ATGGCGCTCGGCCGCGCGATGATCGTTCTCGCCCTGGCGGCCATCCTCGGCGTGCCGCTGGTCCTCGGCGCGCGCCGCGAGGCACCCCCCCCCGGCGACGACGCACTCACCCTGATCGTCATCACGCCGCACGTCCGCCAGATTCAGCGGGAGTTCGCGGATGCGTTCGACCGCTGGCATCGGCGCACCCACGGCCGCGCCGTCCGGATCGACTACCGGCGTCCGGGGGGCACCTCCGAGATTCTGAAGCAACTGCAGGCCCAGTTCAACGCCGCGCTCGCGTCGGGCCGGTACGGCGTCACTGCCGAAGGCCGGGTCGTGCTGCACCCGGGCGCGGTGACCTTCGATGTCATGTTCGGCGGGGGCTCGTACGACCACTCGCGGCTCAAGGCCGGTGACGGGGTCTCGATCACGCTACCCGGCGGGAGCGTGCCCGTCGCCGTATCCATGTCCGCGCCGGCGGGGTTCGACCGGGGCACGCTCGACGCGTGGTACGGGGAGAACGCCATCGGCTCCGGGCATCTCTACGACCCCGATCAGTACTGGCTGGGCACCGCGCTCTCCTCCTTCGGCATCGTCTACAACCGGGATACGGTCGGGCGACTGCTCGGGCGGCGCGACCTCGAAACCTTTGACGACCTCGGGGACCCGCGTCTTGCCGGATGGATCGCCCTGGCCGACCCGAGGCAGTCCGGCTCGATCACCACGACCTTCGACGCGATTCTCTCGCGCTACGGGTGGGATGAGGGCTGGCGTCTGCTGCGCGCCATGTGCGGCAACACCCGCTACTTCACGAACTCCTCGACCAAGCCTCCGATCGACGTGAGCCAGGGTGAGGCGGCCGCGGGGCTGGCCATCGACTTCTACGGCCGGACGCAGGCGCAGGTGGTGACACGAGCGGGTGAGACTCCGGAGACCTCGCGTGTCGGCTACACCGATCCGCCTGGCGCCGTGTATGTTGACGCGGACCCCGTTTCCATTCTGAACGGCGCGCCCAGCCCCGACCTGGCCCGCCGCTTCGTCGAGTTCTGTCTCACCGATGAGGGGCAGGCCCTCTGGAACTTCCACGCGACGAGCGTGCCCGCCGGCGCCTCCAACCCGCCCGGCCCCGATTCGCGCCCGCTCGGCCCGACGATGCATGAGCTGCGCCGGATGCCGGCCCGCCGCGACTTCTACGAGCGCTACGGCGACTACCTGATCGACAGGGTGAACCCGTTCGAGATCGCCTCGACGACGCCGAGCGCGGGGTGGCGCGGCGCGATCGGGCTGATGATGGGGGCGTTCGCCGTGGACAATCTTGCCGACATCCGCGGCGCATGGAGCGCCGTACATCGCGCGCATGAGAGCGGCGCGCCAGCCGACACGCTCGCCGAGATGGAGCGCCTCTTTTACGCCTTTCCCGAGCCGGAGCAGGTCTCGCGCCTGTGGCGGTCTCTCTTCGGCGAGGCGGAGCCGGGCTGCCCCGGCGATGCTCTCCTCCCCTTCACGCCCGAGAACTACCGCGCGGTTCGCGGCTCGTGGCGTGATCCGGCCGTCCTCGCGCGCCTGCGGATTGTTTATACGAGTGCGTTCCGCGAGAACTATCGCGCGATCCTCCGCATGGCCGAAGAACAGCACTGA
- a CDS encoding Bax inhibitor-1/YccA family protein, translating into MRTANPALNAFQPGSTAYEVAARSNTMTLNGTVTASGVLLSLCAGAGLAAWMIVTNPANAGLAIPILLAGMIGGLVLALITVFKPAAARFTGPVYALLKGAFLGVLSFVVAQRLGPGGEVVVFQAIGLTFGIFAAVLLAYVTRVVRPGRVFRTCVISATAGIMIFYLVALLLSLFGVYGMASLLSFENASMLSIGFSLFVVVIASMNLVLDFELIEAGVERGMPKHMEWYGAFALLVTLVWLYIEVLRLLAKLRSR; encoded by the coding sequence ATGCGCACCGCCAACCCGGCCCTGAACGCCTTCCAGCCCGGCTCCACGGCCTACGAAGTCGCCGCTCGCTCCAACACGATGACGCTCAACGGCACGGTCACCGCCTCGGGCGTCCTGCTGAGCCTGTGCGCCGGCGCGGGCCTCGCCGCCTGGATGATCGTCACCAACCCGGCCAACGCCGGCCTTGCCATTCCCATCCTTCTCGCGGGCATGATCGGCGGCCTCGTCCTCGCGCTCATCACGGTCTTCAAGCCCGCCGCGGCGCGATTCACCGGCCCCGTCTACGCCCTGCTCAAGGGGGCGTTCCTCGGCGTGCTGTCGTTCGTCGTCGCCCAGCGGCTCGGACCGGGCGGCGAGGTCGTGGTTTTCCAGGCCATCGGCCTCACGTTCGGCATCTTCGCCGCGGTGCTGCTCGCCTACGTCACTCGCGTCGTCCGGCCCGGCCGGGTCTTCCGCACCTGCGTCATCTCAGCGACGGCCGGCATCATGATCTTCTATCTCGTCGCCCTCCTGCTCAGCCTCTTCGGCGTGTACGGCATGGCCTCGCTGCTCTCCTTCGAGAACGCTTCCATGCTCTCCATCGGTTTCTCCCTCTTCGTCGTCGTTATCGCCTCGATGAACCTCGTTCTCGACTTTGAGCTCATCGAAGCGGGCGTCGAGCGCGGCATGCCCAAGCACATGGAGTGGTACGGCGCATTCGCGCTGCTCGTCACGCTCGTCTGGCTCTACATCGAAGTGCTGAGACTCCTGGCCAAGCTCCGCAGCCGCTGA
- a CDS encoding calcium/sodium antiporter has translation MAAVIDALFFVAGLVLLVKSADWLVMGGALIAEGLGVRPLVVGLTIVAFGTSAPELAAGVGATLRDHGEIVVGTVVGSNIANVALILGVASLIRPVACRRPVVVREMPIMLVAITAGACAMLGGGVSRLEGAALAAGIGVYVWLAYRVARRAPELFEADAPKLEPPPEGGFPPRWWAKNAALVLIGSAGLALGAHLLVSGAESLARWLGVSELVIGLTVVAIGTSLPELFTSARAAMTRHSDIAVGNVVGSNVFNSLCVMGVAALVAPLSVPEASIRRDVPVMLGVAALALFLMAPRKRLTRAAGCVLLLTYAAYTAGIAAVSLGT, from the coding sequence ATGGCGGCGGTGATCGACGCCCTGTTCTTCGTCGCCGGTCTCGTGCTGCTCGTCAAGAGCGCGGACTGGCTCGTGATGGGAGGCGCGCTCATCGCCGAAGGGCTGGGCGTTCGCCCCCTGGTCGTGGGCCTCACGATCGTCGCCTTCGGAACCAGCGCGCCAGAACTCGCCGCAGGCGTCGGCGCCACCCTGCGGGACCACGGCGAGATCGTCGTCGGAACCGTCGTCGGATCGAACATCGCAAACGTTGCGCTGATCCTGGGGGTGGCGTCGCTCATCCGGCCGGTCGCCTGCAGGCGACCCGTCGTGGTGCGAGAGATGCCGATCATGCTCGTCGCCATCACCGCCGGAGCGTGCGCGATGCTCGGGGGGGGGGTCAGCCGCCTCGAAGGCGCAGCCCTCGCCGCGGGCATCGGCGTGTACGTCTGGCTCGCCTACCGCGTCGCCAGACGCGCGCCCGAACTCTTCGAAGCCGACGCGCCGAAGCTCGAACCGCCCCCCGAGGGCGGTTTCCCGCCCCGGTGGTGGGCGAAGAACGCCGCTCTCGTCCTCATCGGGTCCGCCGGGCTGGCGCTCGGCGCCCACCTCCTCGTCTCCGGCGCGGAGTCGCTGGCGCGATGGCTCGGCGTGTCCGAGCTCGTGATCGGGCTGACCGTGGTCGCCATCGGAACGTCGCTCCCCGAGTTGTTCACCTCCGCCAGGGCCGCGATGACAAGGCACTCCGACATCGCGGTCGGGAACGTCGTCGGCTCCAACGTGTTCAACTCGCTCTGCGTGATGGGCGTCGCCGCGCTCGTGGCGCCGCTCTCCGTGCCCGAGGCCTCGATCCGCCGGGACGTTCCGGTGATGCTCGGGGTCGCCGCCCTTGCGCTCTTCCTCATGGCGCCCCGCAAGAGGCTGACCCGGGCCGCCGGCTGCGTCCTCCTCCTGACCTACGCCGCATACACCGCGGGGATCGCCGCCGTGTCGTTGGGCACGTGA